From the Micromonospora sediminicola genome, one window contains:
- a CDS encoding CDP-alcohol phosphatidyltransferase family protein, with product MVGTQLNWDQYATAWARLHGGFDPRTAAPVVRAWLRFAYHVGYVLGRLRVGPTAVTVFGVLLCFCVPLLVGRVGDGPFLGSLFVLLAAVADSVDGAVAVATNRTTRLGYVYDSVADRLGEVAWLIAFWLLGAPGALVAAAGGLSWLHEYVRARAVSAGMREIGAVTVGERPTRVCVALVGLLVAGLTGLIDADLTAGTITMATTVWVLLAGFGLGQLLAAVRRALADAG from the coding sequence GTGGTGGGCACACAGCTGAACTGGGACCAGTACGCGACCGCGTGGGCGCGGCTGCACGGCGGGTTCGATCCCCGGACCGCGGCGCCGGTGGTGCGCGCCTGGCTGCGCTTCGCCTACCACGTGGGCTACGTGCTGGGCCGGCTGCGGGTCGGCCCGACCGCGGTGACCGTGTTCGGCGTGCTGCTCTGCTTCTGCGTACCCCTGCTGGTGGGCCGGGTCGGCGACGGACCGTTCCTGGGTTCGCTGTTCGTGCTGCTCGCCGCGGTGGCGGACAGCGTCGACGGCGCGGTGGCGGTGGCCACCAACCGGACCACCCGGCTGGGCTACGTCTACGACTCGGTCGCCGACCGCCTCGGCGAGGTGGCCTGGCTGATCGCGTTCTGGCTGCTCGGCGCGCCCGGCGCGCTGGTCGCGGCGGCCGGCGGACTGTCCTGGCTGCACGAGTACGTGCGGGCCCGGGCCGTGTCCGCCGGGATGCGGGAGATCGGCGCGGTGACCGTGGGGGAGCGGCCCACGCGGGTCTGTGTGGCCCTGGTCGGCCTGCTGGTCGCCGGGCTCACCGGGCTGATCGACGCCGACCTGACCGCCGGCACCATCACCATGGCGACCACGGTGTGGGTGCTGCTCGCCGGATTCGGCCTCGGCCAGTTGCTCGCCGCCGTGCGTCGCGCCCTGGCCGACGCCGGCTGA